The genomic interval TGGGGTCCCCAGAGGGATGAAATCCAAGTCCTCAAACCCGAATTCTTTGGGCCCTCCGATCTCAATGCCTTTCTTCGTGTACCTATTTAGCCAAAGTGAGCGATCGAACTTTCAATGCAAGATCGGTGTGCAATGTCAGTAATCAGAGGAATACATACCAATGTGGATGTGCCGTAAAGGCAACGACACTGACTCTCACTCCATACCTCAGGTCTTGTGTCCCCAGGGCGTAGCCATCTGAGCCGACTAGGGAAATCAAGTCTGGAACTGTACACAAGATTTCACCCCTCTTCTCAACACTCTGCCCGGGTTCAAATAATTCGGCGTACAAATACTCGTTCTGGAAGGGCAAACGCATGTGTCGAGTTTCGGTCAGGGTATTGTCTCCATATTCTTGCTCCTCGGATCCAATAGGCTTCAATTGGACCAAACCTTCGGTGTAACCTCCCGCAGAGACGTGTCGTTGTACAGAGATAATCTTACCGGTATACAGAACACGCCCTGAAGGGTTGGCTTCCAACTGTAAAGTGAGGCGATTCAGTATCCCACCTGCATCTTGCAAAGGGATTAGGATCCACTTACGATTGCATCCATGATGCTCgtcttctgctgcttcgcAAGGTAGACAGCGCGGCCGATGTACCAAGCTAGAGACGTTGTGCCTAGCGTTCCGACCTCTTTGACACGCTCCACTGTCATTGGTGGCAATACCAGCTGGCTAAAGAGGCCAAGCTCCAGACCGACCTTGCGGTGAATCTTCTCGACTTTACGGAAGTCAGAAGCCTTGTGCACCGTAACGACATTACCATTGCCATCTGCCTGAGTACAAGGGGTGGCTGATTCACCGAAAACTGCAGATTGTCAGCGCCTCGTTTGCACCTATCCTGGCTAGGGGAGGCTCACGGAAAGGTGTCATAATGTATAGCCGCGGGTATGCTCGACCCATGTAGTCCCCATCAACAGTGGGCACCTTGTAATCAACACCCATGACCATTGGCCTTATTCCGTTCATGCCTCCAATCTCAACCTAGTAGGTCTCGTCAGCGATCTATCGAATACGGGAGACGATCATCCATACCGCGATCTGAGCTCCCATTTTGACTCCGGGGAAACATTGAAGAAGCGCGTTGGTGGCATCTCTTCCTTCTGTGCCACTTGCTAGCCTCTCTAATGTGACAGTTGGCGCCCTGAGCACCGTCAGTATTTGAAAAACAGATCGACGCGAGGATGAAGTTACCCAAATGAGATACTCCCCATCACCCATGCATCCGGGGAAAGACTGTCCAAATCGGCCACCGGTAGACGATGTCCTGCCTGAATAGCTGCTCGCGCAGCTAGGTAGGTCAAATAACCGGGTCCCCCTCCGCCACAGGCTAGAACACTGCAACCCGTTGCAAGGAATTCGCAATCGATCTCTGAGACCCACCAAgtgccttcttcatccacttcCGGCCTGTACTGCCGTATATCTACGGACGCTGAGGGGCTGACAATAAAGTCCGAGGGCAGTTTCTCTTTGTTCGACATCACCGAGGTCTTTTTACGTTCAGTGATTTCTTCCGGATCAGCTGCGATGCCATTCGTATCATTCGTAAGCAACGCCCCCTGGGACAATGGCCCAGCCTGTAAATCGTCAGCAAATGAGTCTGTGTAGCATGCGTGACCACTCACAGCTCGTATGATAAGCCTGGTAGCTTTCGTGGCCACGTATTCGAGAGGCATATTGTCGATAGAAGTAATCTGTACAAGTTCTGGGTCCGCACCAGCATCGATAGCTTTCTTCCTTGCTTCCTCACAGGCAGCAGCAATaacctcatcttcattgcGACCTTCCAACACCTCGACTGTGTCAACTTGGCCGGAGACTTTAGCAATTGCTGCACCCACGGCATTTGCGCAGTCGTGGAACCTATCAATGAATTAGCCGTCAGGTCAAAACTAGGGAGAAATGAGCGTTGGGGTTCGTTCATACTGGGGCCGAATGATCTTATTGACTCCTTCAAGATCATCCATGTGAACAATGCTCCCTCCGCCAACAAGAATAACGGTAGCATCATCAGAACTCAACTTCATTGAATCAACCGCGTACTCCAGTAGCTTCTTGATTCGCAATCGTGCTTTGGTGAGAGTCTCCATGGGAATATGCTTCACACGAGAGACGTCCCCAATTTCGGCCTTTCCACTTGCAACGACAACATCTTGACTCTGGTTAGCTCCTGGTGAGTAGGCATAGCATAGTACTTACCTGTTGTTGTTAAGACATTCCCCCCGAAGACAAGTCCTTCGGAAAGCAATCTATGCCCGACAGATTCAGGGCCGACATGGACTTTCCCATCGGCCTCCTCTACTTTGGTTCCTCCACCTAGCGCAACCGAGAAAACTTCCGGCATAGAGAAGGAGCTTCTCACACCACCAATTTCAACCCATGTCCCTGCCTGCCGTGGAAAACCTGATGGTAAACTTGTCCGAGGAGTCAGATGCGTTTTAACTCTGAGGGACGTATGATCAAGACTTACAGTGCGCATACATCAGTCGTAGTCCCGCCAATATCTGCCACGATGACCTGAGTATTTACAGGCCCCGCATTTTTGACGTTTAGTCCTGAAAGGTATGCCGCTCCTGACATTGAATTCGTTGGACCGCTGGAGAAAGTCTTGATTGGGCATTTCTCTGCTTGCACAGCATCTATGATCGTGCCATCATTCTGGGTTAAGAACAATGGGCAAGACAAGCCTAGTGACGACATTGCTTGCTTGAAACCTCGGATTGTAGAACGAGCAAATTTGAGAATAGATGAGTTCAGGATGGTTGCATTCTCTCTTTCGAGATAACCAAGCTGGCCGACTGGTGATATAGTCATTAGTCCACTTCCAAAGCAGTCTGATTAAGCTGGACGAAATCGAGCACTTACTGTCTCTCGACAGCACAATGTCTGCGTCAGGCATCTCTTGTTGGACTATCTTCCTCACAGTCTCCTCCTGTTGACCTTTGATATCTAAGGGAGAAAATATCCCGATGACAGCTACCTCCTCGATGCCCTTGGACTTCAAGATTTGACATTCCTCCCGGATTTGGCGTTCATTCAAGGGCATAATCTCTCTCGTATCAACTGTATTTCAGTCAGCAAAATGACACCAGATAATGTGTGGCGAATACATACACTCTAGCCCGCCATCTAGGTAGGACACATGGCCTTTCATGATCCGTCGCAGAATCGGAGGAAAGTCAAGAAATGGCGGATTCTCGTGAGTGTAAGGTCCACAAATTCTCATAACACCTACTGGTCGCAGATGGCGTTCATCGGCTTGAACAACCGCATTGATGAAATGCTAGATAACCAGGAAGGGTAAGTTTTTGACATCCCCAGGAGGACCTATAGAGAATACTCACAGTTGTTCCAATCATTACGGATGAGACACTCTCCAGTGAGATAGACGACTTAGCGATGGCGCCTTCAATCGCGAGTTTGATGCCTTCCGTAACATCGGGCGTGGTAGGTGTCTTGTGTGTGCTGCGAATTCCTCGATGGGGCTCAGCAGACTCATCTGGATCTGCAGGATAGCCACCGTCAGCTTGCCCTGCCCATCCTATACGATTTCTATATTAAGGATGATGAGGCTACTTACGCAGAATGACAGCGTCGGTGTTCGTTCCACCTGTTTCGCGGTCAGAGAGCCTTTGGCACTTCACCCATTAATTCGGCACTCACCAACGTCAACACCGATGCGATAAACCCTTTGATTTGCCATGGTGAATTTTTACTACCGAAAAGAGTTTGTCTTGGGTTGTCGTTTATTTGTCCGTGAGTTAGACTGATAGCGCACCAGAGAACTTGCTTACACCTCCAAGGAATGTTACGTGCATTAACATTAAATAACAATTTCCGACTACCGAGCAATAAATAGCACAAGACTCTAGGCGTTGGATCCACAGGAAACGTGACCGGACCGGAAATTTGAAAGTTGGTCGGCGAGGCTTTCCTATCGTAGTTGCAACAGGCTAGACTCCCCCGAAGCCAGCGGGGGTTATCCCGGCGAACCCTATTTGCCGGCTTGGCTTGCTCGAGCCCGTCCACCAGATATCGTTGGACTGAGGATTTTTCGCATTCACCAATATTCCAGATCCGAATAGGAAATTGTCCACGATCGTTCGACCCGGCGATAAGCGCAGAGAAAAGCGCGCAGAAAGGAGGCGTATCAGTACTAGAACTGGGCTCATTCATGGGTCATCATCAATTGCGATAAGCAGCCATCTACATATCCACATGCATGTCTTCTCTAGTCTGCAGTTGGATTCAACcttcaccatcctcctcctcgccgtaCAGAATGGCCACATTTATCAAACGAATTTTGAAGAAGCTTGAGCTTCCTGCTGACCAGCAAATAAACAAATGGATCAATGATGATCTTCGACCAGTTCCCCCGGAGCGTCAAAAATGGGGTGAGTAAATTGCCTCGCTGTCAAGTACGAGTCACCCGACTGAGCATGAATGCATTAGATGCACTTCAATATTCCCAGTTATGGTTTCTGGTGAACATGAACATTAGCACATATCAGACTGGTTCGTCCATTATTGCTTCCGGGCTGGCATGGTGGCAAGCCTTGATTGCTATACTGGTCGGCAACCTCCTCGCAAGCTGCTTTGCAGTCCTTAACTCGTTTTCCGGCGCAACAAGTCATCTTGGATACCCCATAGTCTCTCGCAGTGTTTGGGGTAAGTAGTCATCCACGTATCCAAGCAAGGAACAGTCAGACTGAAACTTTCGATAGGAATGTACGGTGCATACTTTCCGATCCTGAATCGAATCCTTCTGTCGGTAGTCTGGTACGGCGTTCAAGCCGTCATTGGCGGCAAAATGATCTATATTTGTCTTCGAGCCATTTGGATGGATATCGACACGGGAATCCCTAACACCTTTCCGGTGAGCATGGGAATCACCAGGGCTCAATTTGTTGGCTACATTCTCTT from Penicillium psychrofluorescens genome assembly, chromosome: 5 carries:
- a CDS encoding uncharacterized protein (ID:PFLUO_007527-T1.cds;~source:funannotate) produces the protein MRTAGTWVEIGGVRSSFSMPEVFSVALGGGTKVEEADGKVHVGPESVGHRLLSEGLVFGGNVLTTTGANQSQDVVVASGKAEIGDVSRVKHIPMETLTKARLRIKKLLEYAVDSMKLSSDDATVILVGGGSIVHMDDLEGVNKIIRPQFHDCANAVGAAIAKVSGQVDTVEVLEGRNEDEVIAAACEEARKKAIDAGADPELVQITSIDNMPLEYVATKATRLIIRAAGPLSQGALLTNDTNGIAADPEEITERKKTSVMSNKEKLPSDFIVSPSASVDIRQYRPEVDEEGTWWVSEIDCEFLATGCSVLACGGGGPGYLTYLAARAAIQAGHRLPVADLDSLSPDAWVMGSISFGAPTVTLERLASGTEGRDATNALLQCFPGVKMGAQIAVEIGGMNGIRPMVMGVDYKVPTVDGDYMGRAYPRLYIMTPFLFGESATPCTQADGNGNVVTVHKASDFRKVEKIHRKVGLELGLFSQLVLPPMTVERVKEVGTLGTTSLAWYIGRAVYLAKQQKTSIMDAILEANPSGRVLYTGKIISVQRHVSAGGYTEGLVQLKPIGSEEQEYGDNTLTETRHMRLPFQNEYLYAELFEPGQSVEKRGEILCTVPDLISLVGSDGYALGTQDLRYGVRVSVVAFTAHPHWYTKKGIEIGGPKEFGFEDLDFIPLGTPYYEPKRVTKEFRTGKKVD